One window of the Solanum stenotomum isolate F172 chromosome 11, ASM1918654v1, whole genome shotgun sequence genome contains the following:
- the LOC125845250 gene encoding U-box domain-containing protein 25, which produces MKTQHQHPKLKTSFSCGFFRRCTQSVLSPTTTTPPTLPIPLSDQTSSPFPAPAPATAPASSSESSSSSNTNSQSFTQWRFPLPSSPPISHTNIYPRETMQITKIAPPVLYTNLEELFHVAELQLTSCTDLDKVKAMYLLEHSLVPNPVAAVDGGGNSVACPVTVLRGVVGCLKDRRVAKSASKVLLALCLSENNRHVAVEVGAVGVVVDSLSDLDVAAAERSLAALELLCTVAEGAEEVRAHALAVPMMVEVMGRMDGSRGKEYAISVLAVIYGGACDGAPLAAPPEEVARAVMLALQGDCSARGRRKGAQLLKILQNHGRPDPTRDEEEPEPEPRVV; this is translated from the exons ATGAAAACCCAACACCAGCATCCAAAGCTCAAAACCTCATTTTCCTGCGGCTTCTTCCGCCGCTGTACTCAGTCGGTTCTCAGCCCTACTACCACCACCCCTCCTACCCTCCCCATTCCTCTTTCCGACCAAACTTCGTCGCCGTTTCCGGCGCCGGCGCCAGCTACAGCTCCGGCGAGTTCGTCGgaatcttcatcttcatctaaTACTAATTCACAGAGTTTTACTCAATGGAGATTTCCACTACCAAGTTCACCCCCAATTTCACACACTAACATTTACCCTCGAGAAACCATGCAAATTACTAAAATTGCCCCTCCTGTTTTGTACACTAATTTGGAGGAACTTTTCCACGTGGCAGaattacaactcactagttgtaCTGATTTAGACAAG GTTAAGGCAATGTACTTGTTGGAACATTCACTTGTTCCGAATCCGGTGGCGGCGGTTGACGGTGGTGGAAATTCAGTGGCTTGCCCCGTCACAGTATTGAGAGGGGTGGTTGGGTGTTTAAAAGACAGGAGAGTAGCAAAATCAGCAAGTAAAGTTTTATTAGCACTTTGTTTGTCGGAAAATAACCGACATGTGGCGGTTGAGGTGGGAGCTGTCGGGGTAGTGGTGGACAGTTTGTCGGATTTGGACGTGGCGGCGGCGGAGAGGTCGTTAGCGGCGTTGGAATTGTTGTGTACGGTGGCGGAAGGGGCGGAGGAGGTGAGGGCCCACGCGTTGGCGGTGCCGATGATGGTGGAGGTTATGGGGAGGATGGACGGGAGTAGAGGGAAGGAATACGCGATAAGCGTTTTGGCGGTAATATATGGTGGCGCCTGTGATGGTGCACCGTTGGCGGCACCACCGGAGGAGGTGGCGCGTGCGGTGATGTTGGCTTTGCAAGGTGATTGTAGTGCTAGAGGGAGGAGAAAAGGGGCTCAACTTCTTAAGATCCTTCAAAATCACGGGCGACCCGACCCGACCCGGGATGAGGAAGAACCGGAGCCGGAGCCCCGAGTCGTTTGA